DNA sequence from the Methanococcus maripaludis genome:
TCCAATTCTTTAAATCGCCTTTTAAAATATATCTGGCAGATTTTAGTTCGTTTATGTTATTACATCCTGTCAAAAACATTGTAGTTTTTAACTCTTTAATCATTCTCTCTAGAACAGTTGTAACAGCTTCTGAAGACTTTAATGCTGCTTTTAAAATTGGTAAAGCAGTTCCACAGCAGTTTGCACCAATTGAAATTGATTTTGCAATATCGATTCCAGTCCTGATTCCGCCTGTTGCAATTATCGGTCCTGAAAAGGCTGAATTTACTTCCAGAATTGATGCGGCAGTTGGAATTCCCCAGTTAAAATACTGGTTTGAAAAATTCTTCTGCTCTTCATCTTTTATCCTGTAAAGCTCTACAGCAGCCCATGAAGTTCCGCCGCTTCCGCCGACATCTATCGCATCAAAGCCAATTTCTTTTAAAAAAATGGCATCTTTTTTTGAAAATCCTTCGCCAACCTGCTTTGCGATAAATGGAATTTTTCCGTGAATTTTATTGTAATTTGAAATTATTTCTTTTAAAATATTAAGTCCTTTGAAGTTTACATCGCCTTCAGGCTGTATAGCTTCCTGTAGTGGATTGAAATGAATCGCCATGGCATCTGCATCAATCATTTCTACAGACTTTGAAATAATTTCTTCATCCCATGAATCTTCCACAAAGTTAACTGCTCCAAGGTTTCCGATAATTAATGAGGAAGTGTGATCCCTTACAACAGAATAGGTATCTTCAAGGTAGCTTTTTGATATAGCCGCCCTTTGTGAACCTACACCCATACCTAAATTCAGTTCCTCAACAGCAATAGCAATATTTTTATTGACTTCCTTTGCTTTAGGGTGTCCACCAGTTATTGCTGCTACAATTAACGGAGAATTTAATTTTTTTCCAAAAATTTCGATAGATGTATCGATATCGTCTAAATCGCAGTTTGATATACCGCTGTGAATTAATTCAACGTCCTCAAGAAGGGTCCCTTTTTTATACTCCACGTCACAGTGGTCGCACACAATAAGGTGTTCCAACTTTCTATATTCAATGCTATTATTATTCACGAATAACCACCTATATATTATTATCTAAAGTCCGAAAAATTACAGTTATAAAAACAAGGGCTGGTAAATGATAAAAAGCTTTTCCAGATGAAAGAATAAAAAAATGGCCATAGTAATTTAAATTTAAGCTTAATTTTTAGATTTTTAATAAATTTAAATTCTACCTGTTTTTTTAATTTAGGCAGTAATTAAGATGTAAAAAACAGATTTTATTCCCAACTAAATTAATTTTATTTCTTAAATACTTTTGGGTGGTTTATGATTCCCATTACTAAAACGCTAAGGTTTTTGCACACAGTATATAAAACTATCGATGATTTAATTACATACACTGTTTTTAGT
Encoded proteins:
- the fni gene encoding type 2 isopentenyl-diphosphate Delta-isomerase, which codes for MNNNSIEYRKLEHLIVCDHCDVEYKKGTLLEDVELIHSGISNCDLDDIDTSIEIFGKKLNSPLIVAAITGGHPKAKEVNKNIAIAVEELNLGMGVGSQRAAISKSYLEDTYSVVRDHTSSLIIGNLGAVNFVEDSWDEEIISKSVEMIDADAMAIHFNPLQEAIQPEGDVNFKGLNILKEIISNYNKIHGKIPFIAKQVGEGFSKKDAIFLKEIGFDAIDVGGSGGTSWAAVELYRIKDEEQKNFSNQYFNWGIPTAASILEVNSAFSGPIIATGGIRTGIDIAKSISIGANCCGTALPILKAALKSSEAVTTVLERMIKELKTTMFLTGCNNINELKSARYILKGDLKNWKDQI